GCAAGACGCCGCTGATGCGCGTCGAGCACGAGGGGCGTTATGCCGCGGTGGCCTCGCAGGGCGGGGCGCCCGAACACCCGGTCTGGTACCACAACATCAAGGCCGAACCCCATGTGGAGCTCCAGGACGGGCCGGTGAAGCGGGACATGCGGGCCCGCGAGGTCACCGGCGCGGAGAAGGCCGAGTGGTGGGAGCGCGCGGTCGCGGCGTATCCGCCGTACGCCGAGTACCAGGAGAAGACGGAACGGCTGATCCCGGTCTTCGTGTTGGAGCCGGTCGACGGGGAGTGACGGGGCGGCTGGGGCTTCGGGGGACTTGGGCTTGCGGGGGGGGGATTGGCTCGGGCTTCTGCGGGGGCATCGGCTCGGGATTCCGCGGGATTCCGCTGGGGGTTCGACTGAGGCTTCGGCTCGGACATCCGCTGAGACGGCTCGGCTTCCGCGGGGGCATCGGTTCGGCTTCCGCTCGCACTTCGGCTGAAGCAGCGACTCAGCTTCCGCGGGGGCATCGGTTCGGCAGCCACTCAAGCTTCGGCTGAGCCCTCCGCTCGCGATTCGGGCCGTCGACTCACCCGGCGAGCTGGAGGGCATCGACGACGACCTCGCGGAGCTGCGGATCCTGCTCAAACTTCAACTCGGCTTCCACTCAGACATCCGCTGAGGCTTCCGCTCAGGCGTCGACTCGGCAGCCACTCAAGCTTCGGCTGAGGCTTCCGCTCGGCCATGCGCTGGGCCATGCGCTGGGCCTCGACTCGGGCTTCCGCCCGCGCTTCGGCTGAAGCAGCGACTCAGCTTCCGCTCGGGCACCCACTGAGGCCTCGACTCAGCTTCCGCTCAGACATCCGCTGAGGCTTCCGCTCAGGCGTCGACTCGGCAGCCACTCAAGCTTCGGCTGAGGCTTCCGCTCGGCCATGCGCTGGGCCATGCGCTGGGCCTCGACTCGGGCTTCCGCCCGCGCTTCGGCTGAAGCAGCGACTCAGCTTCCGCTCGGGCACCCACTGAGGCCTCGACTCAGCTTCCGCTCAGACATCCGCTGAGGCTTCCGCTCAGGCATCGACTCGGCAGCCACTCAAGCTTCGGCTGAGGCTTCCGCTCGGCCATGCGCTGCGCCGTCGATTCTGGCTTCCGCTCGCGCTTCGGCTGAAGCAGCGACTCAGCTTCGGCTCTGGCATCCGCTGAGGCTTCGACTCGGCTTCCGCTCAGGCATCCACTGATGCTTCCGCTCAGGCATCCGCTCAGGCATCCACTGATGCTTCCGCTCAGGCATCGGCTCGGCAGCCGCTCAGACTTCCGCTCGGCCATGCGCTGGGCCATGCGCTGGGCCTCGACTCGGGCTTCCGCCCGCGCTTCGGCTGAGGCTTCGACTCGGCTTCCGCTCGGGCACCCACTGAGGCCTCGACTCAGCTTCCGCTCGGGCTTCGGCTGAGGCTTCGGTTGGGGCTGATTGGCCTCCGGGAATTTTTTCGCGCCCAGGACGCATGAACCCATGTTCGCCGGGCACACGTGCGTCAGGCCCCGCCGCGTTCCCCCGTCGCGGCGGGGCTTCCCTGTGCCTCGTGTGCGGAGCGTTCGGTCACGTCGAGGAAGATCTGGTCGGCCTCGGCGACGGTGTGGGCGATGGAGCGCTTGATGCGGACGGCGACCTCCTCGACCCGTTCGCT
Above is a window of Streptomyces sp. DT2A-34 DNA encoding:
- a CDS encoding nitroreductase family deazaflavin-dependent oxidoreductase, with protein sequence MPLDGEYEPSPTKWVRDQVELYESSGGTQGTTLMNTGMPVILLTTRGVKSGKIRKTPLMRVEHEGRYAAVASQGGAPEHPVWYHNIKAEPHVELQDGPVKRDMRAREVTGAEKAEWWERAVAAYPPYAEYQEKTERLIPVFVLEPVDGE